The sequence GCGATGGCATCCGCGGCCACATTTTCACCACGCACGACAACGACACGATTGTTGTGGCGCTCAAGGGAACCTCTAATGTGTTTTTGGGTGGTGGCGATACCGCGCGTCGAGACAAGACCAACGACAATCTGCTCTtctcgtgctgctgcgcgcGAGTGTCGTGGTCGTGGTCGACTGTATGCGACTGCTACCAGGGCCACGGCGATCAATGCGGACAGACGTGTGTGGAACGCGCGCTTATCGAAAAGTCGCTTTATTATCCTGCCATCACGGATCTGTTCAACAATGTCTCGTACGCCTACCCAGACTCGCAGATCTGGATCACAGGGCACAGTCTCGGAGGTGCACTATCATCTCTGTTGGGCATGACGTTTGGCGTTCCGACGGTGACGTTCCAGGCGCCCGGTGAACGCATGGCAGCGATGCGACTGCACCTGCCTCTACCACCTGCCAAACATGCGGACGAGAGTCCGGTGGCAGCATTGCCCATTGTGCACGTCTACAACAATGCAGATCCAATCGCGACGGGCACGTGCAACGGCGCTGCGTCGGTATGCTCCAACTTTGGCTACGCGATGGAGTCCAAGTGTCACTCGGGCAAGAGCATTGTATACGACACTGTAGGCAAGCTGGGCTGGTCCATGACGATCAATGCACACCGCATCAACACTCTGGTCGATGACGTGTTGACAGAGGACTGGAGCGAAAAGGTGCGCAAGAAAAAGGCAAAGTTGCGCAGCATTGGTAGTCGAGGTGGTCAGATCAGCACGCGTGGCTGGAGATGGCCATGGCATAGGGGGGACAGtgctgacgatgacggGGATTCGGACGAGGATACGGATGAGGATGACAAGCTTGCCGTACCGAAAGCGAGGTCAGAGGAGAGATGCCAGGATTGCACCAATTGGCACTTTACCGATGAGACTCTGTAGCGGGCTTGGTCGTCCTGCAGTGCGATTGACCACACAATCACCAATGtcaacagtcacgagtgcttGGCGTGTGTTGTCCTGTATCCTACCATCTTGATCATGATACCATCCTTGGCAAGAATCCGCTCTGAAGCCAAGCGAACATCGAGCATAAAGCTCAAGCACTACACGGCCGCGTCCGCGTCCGCTACTGACTTGACATGAACAGTGTAGCGCGATGGGCGTTAGCATGCACGTCAAGACACTCTGTTCCTGTACCGATGTATGGCTGGTTCTGTGCGAATTCGGCGTATGCTCTGCCACGTGGGTGAGTGTGAGACTGTCGTCTGTGTTGGGCCGATCGCTTGGAGCGACGCTTAGATTTTCGTATATCTGTGCTCATACGCGCTCCGCCAagacgaatcgtgagtcacgTATCGTGGATGCCGTTTCATGGTTTGCACTTTCATCTCTCAGACATGGGACACGCAAACGCGAAGCGCGAAGGATGGAGGTGGAAGGTGGAAGGTGGAAGCGCTGTGCACTGACGGCGTTTTTGGATTAGACTtttgtgcttcgtgcttcacgcttggtgCAAGTTAGTTCGGCTTGGGTTGCATccgtcacgagtgatgAGTGTAAATGCActgcctcgtgccttgtgTCGCGCGTCTGAGCTGAgtgcaaatcacgaatcacgaatcacgaatcgagtGAGCACTGCCCCCTCGAAAAGACGCGCCCGCACGGTCTCCGTTGGCGCAAAGAGTCAATCTCAACAGGGCCCACCACTTGCTACCTTGCAACGACGCCAACAACCTCGCACTTGCACTCACACTTGGAGCAGGCTCGCGTGTCGCATATTCAAGCATATGCCCGATCGTCCGGTCCGTCGACGTCAGCTTATACAGATACGAGCGTCTGAAGCGTTTCATTCGGCAGCTTGGCGTGCCGtccgtcgtcgtcgctctcgcGATTCATGCTTGCTTACTGCGCGATTCAACTTCTCAGGTCCTAGAGAGTCCACGAGTCAAAGCACTCATTGCCCATCGCGCATTGccacactcacgattcCGAGCAGCTCCTTGTTTCTTCGAGCAAGAGTCAGCTCGACATAATGTCAGACACGTACTACTCGCAGCCGCCGCAACGCCATCGTGCACTCGATACCCCACTCGGCCATCCAGCGCATCAAACACACCACCAACAACAGCATGCTTCCGCATATTCGTCCACGCAATCCAACATGCTAGCTTCCCACCATGACGGTCTCGACTACACCCACTTCCACGCTCCTTCTACGACTCACATGCTACAACCGTACTACGATCCCtactcgtcctcttcgccaGCAAACGACAGCATGCGTCCAAGCTTCTCAAATAGCCACAGCTTCTTGCGCAACGACTCAAGTGTCTACTCTGCCAAACTCATGCACAAGACCCCCTCTGATGACGCCCATGAGCTCAGCTTGCGCGCAACCCACTTTCCGTATGCCAAAGATGAAAACGGCCGTATCGGCATCGGACGTGGACATCACATCGAAGCTACAGATGGAATCCTCCCGGACATGCCACCTGATATGGATCGACTCAATCCGGAACAGAAGCAGATCATGAAGCAGTTTCCTCCAGACCTCGACGACCTCGATGGCGGAAAATCCGGCTTGCAAGCTGTCAAGGATCTGCTCAAAGATTGGAAGTCGTGGTTCAAGCTCAAGTACCTGCATTGGTGGGTCATGCTGATTGTCGTCATTGCCATTGTAGTGCTTACGACGATCTACCATGAGCAGATCGTGGATTGGTTGACGCCCATCTCGAAAAAGGTGACCACAGTCGCTTGGGGTTGGATCATCCCCGTTGCCATCCTGTTCATCATCTCGTTCCCGCCGTTGTTCGGCCACGAGATCGTGCTCATCTTGGTTGGTTTGGTGTACGGCATTTGGATCGGCTTCGGAATCGCTTCGTTGGGCACGCTGTTGGGCGAGATCGGTAACTTTTACGCATTCAAGCACTGCTTGCGTTCCATGGCGGCCAACTACGAGCGCAAAAACATCCACTACGCATGcatggccgagatggtACGTGACGGCGGATTCTGGGTCATGTTCCTCGCGCGTCTCTCGGCGATCCCTGGCCACTTCACCACCGCAGTGTTCGCCACGGTAGGGATGAACATCTTTGTCTTTACGTTTGCTGCGGTGCTTGCATTGcccaagcagctgctgatcgtGTATCTGGGTGTAGCGATCAAGAACTCGGGTGATGGCACCGAGGAcaccaagagcaagatcaTCAAGTACGTCGTGCTGGTGATCAgcttcatcatcaccgTGTGGACTGCCTACTGGCTGTACAAGAAGATGGAAAAGGTGCGACCAACGGTGAGTGCGAGGCTACGTCAGAAGCGAtacgagctgctgctgcaggcgaGGACGCCGGGTACCGAAGCATACAGCGGACAGAGGCTGCATACCTATCCGCCCAACGGTGGCGTGTACACGGGTCAGAGTGGACAGAGTGGACAGACGACCAGTGCGCTCGATGCCAGCTATGCCTATCGATACGGAGGTGGAGCGGATGAGTATTATGCTGGTTATGGCGGCGGCGATGTCTCCGAGGACACGTACAACGAACCGGGGTATCGTCAGATGCACGCTTCCCATGCACGTCCACCTGTTTCCGGCCAAGCGTCGTATGCTGCAGCGCAGccagcaccgccagcaccgccagcaccgccaGTAGTAGAACAGGAGTACCCGCCAGCACAGACGACAGCGCAGGCTGGACGAGAGCCGATCGCAGCACCGATGCAGTTCCATCGTCCGATACGTCAGAATTCGGGCGCGGTCCAAGA comes from Mycosarcoma maydis chromosome 1, whole genome shotgun sequence and encodes:
- a CDS encoding triglyceride lipase ATG15 (related to Lipase, required for intravacuolar lysis of autophagic bodies), whose protein sequence is MRASTHSWLLLVVVLSLSSFTVNAVILEGLIPPRSHLAPSTFQQPFALSSYLQKLFGTSLRALYGAEQNRQTSVKTFGLREAYHQGIGDKAHERARATFDFRITANDVQADQANIDFIPAIRTVRQRITRAKDPKKYVEVRGQSYRDAMCAASTELDWEDVDVEAPDVTERTTVLAFAKMASAAYKNDTSDWDGIGGFDPTNSFGWEGDGIRGHIFTTHDNDTIVVALKGTSNVFLGGGDTARRDKTNDNLLFSCCCARVSWSWSTVCDCYQGHGDQCGQTCVERALIEKSLYYPAITDLFNNVSYAYPDSQIWITGHSLGGALSSLLGMTFGVPTVTFQAPGERMAAMRLHLPLPPAKHADESPVAALPIVHVYNNADPIATGTCNGAASVCSNFGYAMESKCHSGKSIVYDTVGKLGWSMTINAHRINTLVDDVLTEDWSEKVRKKKAKLRSIGSRGGQISTRGWRWPWHRGDSADDDGDSDEDTDEDDKLAVPKARSEERCQDCTNWHFTDETL